ATTTTGAACTCTTCTCGCATTACATCACTGTTCTCAATGCTTCCCGGGATTGCACGTGCGCCTGTATCCCCCGAGGAAAAACTATGATGCGGGAACAGCTGCATGAAAAACCTCTGAAAACCGCATAGCGTTTAAGCCGTTGTTGGGGGAAGTGTTTATTTGTTCAGCATTGTATTTCGTCTGTAATACAATCCCGTTGTTCCTGTAAATTCTTTTTAAGATAAATCATATCAACAAGTTGTATATCGCCCTCGAAAATCGGGTGGTCGTAATTGTCGGTAAAATAATTATTTACCCGATGTGAGATTTCAAATCCACACTGTTCATAAAACAACAGGATAGCCGGCGTTTCTCCTGTCCCGACAAGCATTGTTTTAAAATCGGTTTTGTAGAAATCAGAAATAAATTGTATCAATGCTCTCCCGTATCCTTTACCCTGATACTTTTTGTATGTTGCAATGTTCTTCAACTCGCAGGTTTCGCTGTCTTTCGGCACGACAACGCAAACACTTTTCAAATCATCGTCAAATAAAGCAAAC
The sequence above is a segment of the Syntrophorhabdaceae bacterium genome. Coding sequences within it:
- a CDS encoding GNAT family N-acetyltransferase, with protein sequence FALFDDDLKSVCVVVPKDSETCELKNIATYKKYQGKGYGRALIQFISDFYKTDFKTMLVGTGETPAILLFYEQCGFEISHRVNNYFTDNYDHPIFEGDIQLVDMIYLKKNLQEQRDCITDEIQC